AAGCGCAAGTTGCAGCTGAAGGATCACATCACATTGCTGAAAATGCAACTCATTCCCGATATTCCCGCCTGAGCCTTTCACGGTGCAGGGAATTACCCTTTTCTGAATTGTTATTGCTTTGACCGAGAATGCCCTCACCACGCCGGCTCCGGGTGGCCACGATGCCGACATCGAGCAGTTGTTTGACGCAAATGGTTTGTTGAGTCAGGCGGTGGAGGGCTTTCGTCCGCGCCAGTCGCAGACCGAAATGGCCAAGGCGATTGCGCGCGCAATTTCGGAACAGAAAACCCTGATCGCCGAGGCTGGCACCGGCACTGGCAAGACGTTCGCCTATCTGGTTCCTGCCTTGTTGTGGGGTGGCAAGGTCATCGTTTCGACCGGTACCAAGAATTTGCAGGATCAGCTCTATCTGCGTGACATTCCCATGGTGCGCAAGGCCCTCAATGCGCCGGTTTCGATAGCGCTGCTCAAGGGACGGGCCAACTATGTTTGCCATTTCCATCTCGAACGTACGCTGCAAAACGGACGGCTGACCTCGCGCGACGATGTCGGCTATTTGCGCGAGATTTCACGCTTCATCAAATCGACCGGTTCAGGCGACAAGGCCGAGCTGTCGAAGGTGCCTGAGTCCGCGCCGGTGTGGAATCTGGTGACGTCAACGCGCGATACCTGTTTGGGAGCGGAGTGTCAGTACTATCAAGACTGTTTCGTGATGAAGGCGCGCAAGGAAGCGCAGCAGGCGGATGTCGTGGTGGTGAATCACCATCTGTTCTTTGCCGATGTCGCGCTCAAGGACACCGGTGTGGCCGAGTTGCTGCCTTCGGCGAATACCATCATTTTCGATGAGGCGCACCAACTGCCGGAGACGGCGACACTCTTTTTCGGCGAAACGGTTTCAACATCGCAGGTGCTGGAGCTTTGCCGCGACGTGCTGGCGGAAGGACTGGCGCATGCGCGAGATGGCGCGGACTGGCCGCGGGTTGTGGCGCCGGTTGAGCGTGCCGCGCGTGACTTGCGCCTCGCCTTTCCGCAGGATGTGATTCGGCTGGCTATCGGCCAAATTGCACCGTCGAGCGAGTTCTTTCCCGCGCTCGCCAAACTGAAGGACGAACTGGATGGCATGATCGCCACGCTGGAGAGTCAGGCGGAGCGCGCCGAGACGATTGAGCAATGCCGTGCAAGGGCCGTCGAGCTTGGTGCGAAGCTGGTCGCATGGAATGCGCCTGGCGAGCAGATGGAAGGGGCAGAGTTCGTGCTTTGGATTGAGGCATTCACTTCATCGCTGCAAATGCACAAGACGCCATTGTCGATTGCGCCGATTTTCAGCAAGCAGCGAGACGGGGCGTCGCGTGCCTGGATCTTTACTTCCGCAACGCTCGCAGTCAAAAACGATTTCAATCACTACATGTCGCAGATGGGCCTGTGGAACGAGCCTGCGCAGTCGTGGCCGAGTCCCTT
The Noviherbaspirillum cavernae DNA segment above includes these coding regions:
- a CDS encoding ATP-dependent DNA helicase, with translation MAKAIARAISEQKTLIAEAGTGTGKTFAYLVPALLWGGKVIVSTGTKNLQDQLYLRDIPMVRKALNAPVSIALLKGRANYVCHFHLERTLQNGRLTSRDDVGYLREISRFIKSTGSGDKAELSKVPESAPVWNLVTSTRDTCLGAECQYYQDCFVMKARKEAQQADVVVVNHHLFFADVALKDTGVAELLPSANTIIFDEAHQLPETATLFFGETVSTSQVLELCRDVLAEGLAHARDGADWPRVVAPVERAARDLRLAFPQDVIRLAIGQIAPSSEFFPALAKLKDELDGMIATLESQAERAETIEQCRARAVELGAKLVAWNAPGEQMEGAEFVLWIEAFTSSLQMHKTPLSIAPIFSKQRDGASRAWIFTSATLAVKNDFNHYMSQMGLWNEPAQSWPSPFDYGQQGLLYVPENLPQPNSFDYTDAVIDAALPMIEAAGGRAFLLCTTIRAVNRVAERLRDEFEKRKLPFPMMVQGEAGRTELLDRFRSAGNAVLIGSQSFWEGVDVRGEALSLVVIDKLPFAPPDDPVLAARIEALEKKGLNGFVHHQLPAAIINLKQGAGRLIRDERDRGVLMICDPRLISKPYGRRIWQSLPPFKRTRDGEVAKAFFIQQRED